A region of Carassius auratus strain Wakin chromosome 11, ASM336829v1, whole genome shotgun sequence DNA encodes the following proteins:
- the LOC113110620 gene encoding 39S ribosomal protein L45, mitochondrial-like isoform X2: protein MATSICRTLKYLQPTICLNIKPVFVPIRTKKRYFIPPAVNVKQKSQSEQETKARAAGVVVRQQYIERAINISCTAGIFDPYIPPEGDARLSTLSKEGLKQRTEQLRQSAASQLAFRKIKDHDNEFSTKEFPALAQQIFIDAHAALTQFNKEKLHSLVTERCYPEMVRGNRYKTLRWRFIESLEPPRVVHARCPDMISKGNLYGQVTLRVHSRQTLAIYDRFGRLMLGDEDEPRDVLEYLVLERHLVNPYGRWRLHGKIVPAWAPPKDPIIKTVIIPGPTLKPEEAFEDLHYQVPKPKAVQWYK from the exons ATGGCGACCTCCATATGTAGGACGTTGAAATACCTTCAACCGACAATATGTCTGAATATAAAG CCGGTGTTTGTTCCGATCCGCACAAAGAAGCGCTACTTCATTCCTCCAGCCGTGAATGTGAAACAGAAGAGCCAGAGCGAGCAGGAGACTAAAGCCCGGGCTGCTGGTGTGGTGGTCCGACAGCAGTACATAGAGAGAGCCATCAACATCTCATGCACAG CGGGCATCTTTGATCCGTATATTCCTCCTGAAGGAGATGCACGGCTCTCCACGCTGTCCAAAGAAGGTCTGAAGCAGCGCACAGAACAGCTGCGTCAGAGCGCAGCATCACAGCTGGC GTTTCGTAAAATAAAGGACCATGACAACGAGTTCTCCACTAAAGAGTTCCCAGCACTTGCTCAGCAAATCTTCATCGATGCTCATGCAGCACTCACACA ATTTAACAAAGAAAAGCTTCATTCTTTGGTGACCGAGAGGTGTTACCCT GAGATGGTTCGGGGGAACCGTTACAAGACTCTGCGCTGGCGCTTCATCGAGTCACTGGAGCCGCCGCGGGTCGTCCATGCTAGGTGTCCTGACATGATCAGCAAGGGCAACCTGTACGGTCAGGTGACTCTCCGTGTGCATTCTAGACAG ACACTGGCAATCTATGACCGCTTTGGCCGGTTGATGCTTGGGGATGAAGATGAACCCAGGGATGTCCTGGAATACCTAGTGCTGGAGAGACATCTGGTCAACCCCTATGGGCGGTGGAGGCTTCATGGCAAGATTGTTCCAGCATGGGCTCCACCAAAAGATCCCATTATTAAG ACTGTCATAATTCCTGGTCCTACGCTGAAGCCTGAGGAGGCATTTGAGGATCTGCATTACCAGGTGCCAAAGCCAAAGGCAGTACAGTGGTACAAGTAA
- the LOC113110619 gene encoding puromycin-sensitive aminopeptidase-like: protein MPERRPFVRLPTEVYPVNYGLRLKPDLIDFTFEGKLEAAVEVTQGTNQIVMNCADIDIITASFVPEGGEEINATGINYQNEDEKVTLCFPSTLQKGSGSLKIDFVGELNDKMKGFYRSKYTTPSGEIRYAAVTQFEATDARRAFPCWDEPAIKATFDITLIVPKDRVALSNMNVVDRKPYPEDHSLVEVKFATTPIMSTYLVAFVIGEYDFVESQSSDGVTVRVYTPVGKAEQGRFALEVATKTLPFYKDYFSVPYPLPKIDLIAIADFAAGAMENWGLVTYRETALLIDPKNSCASSRQWVALVVGHELAHQWFGNLVTMEWWTHLWLNEGFASWIEYLCVDHCFPEYDIWTQFVSADYTRALDLDALDNSHPIEVDVGHPSEVDEIFDAISYSKGASVIRMLHNYIGDEDFRKGMNAYLLKFQHKNASTEDLWECLEQASGKPIAAVMNSWTKQMGFPIIVVDQEQHGSDRVLKISQKKFCASGPRNDENCPNWMVPISICTSEDPSCSKMEVLLDQPETTINITNVAPDHWLKINPGTVGFYRIQYSSAMLESLLPAIRDLTLLPVDRLGLQNDLFSLARAGMISTVEVLKVMEAFVNEPNYTVWSDLSCNLGVLSSLLSHTDFHEDIQEFIRDLFTPIGMKLGWDSKTGEGHLDALLRGLVLGKLGKAGHKATLEEARRRFKDHVEGKQILPADLRSPVYLTVLKHGDSTTLDTMLKLHKQADMQEEKNRIERVLGAIPAPDIIQRVLNFALSEEVRPQDTVSVIGGVAGSSKQGRKAAWKFVKDNWEELHNRYQGGFLISRLIKLTLDGFAIDKMAAEVKSFFESHHAPAAERTVQQCCENILLNASWLKRDADAIHQYLLQRKAPPV from the exons GTTACTCAAGGGACAAACCAGATTGTGATGAACTGTGCTGATATAGACATAATTACTGCTTCTTTTGTGCCTGAAGGGGGGGAAG AAATTAACGCTACAGGAATTAACTATCAGAATGAGGATGAGAAGGTGACTCTATGTTTCCCCAGCACTCTGCAAAAAG GGTCGGGATCATTGAAAATAGACTTCGTTGGAGAGCTGAACGACAAAATGAAAGGCTTCTATAGGAGTAAATACACAACTCCTTCGGGAGAAATCCGGTACGCTGCCGTCACACAGTTTGAG GCCACGGACGCTCGTCGAGCTTTCCCTTGCTGGGACGAACCCGCTATCAAAGCCACTTTTGACATCACCCTTATCGTCCCAAAGGACAGAGTAGCCTTGTCAAATATG AATGTTGTTGATCGAAAGCCATATCCAGAGGATCACAGTCTGGTGGAGGTGAAGTTTGCCACTACACCCATCATGTCCACCTACCTGGTGGCGTTTGTCATTGGCGAGTATGACTTTGTGGAGAGTCAGTCATCAGATGGTGTGACGGTGCGTGTGTACACTCCTGTTGGAAAGGCAGAGCAAGGGAGATTTGCACTGGAG gttGCTACAAAGACCCTTCCGTTCTACAAAGACTATTTCAGCGTTCCTTATCCGTTGCCTAAAATTGATCTAATTGCTATTGCTGATTTTGCTGCTG GTGCCATGGAAAACTGGGGCCTTGTTACTTACAG GGAGACGGCTCTGCTGATTGACCCAAAGAACTCGTGTGCATCGTCCCGGCAGTGGGTCGCCCTTGTAGTCGGCCACGAGCTGGCACATCAGTGGTTCGGGAACCTGGTTACTATG GAATGGTGGACTCATTTGTGGCTAAACGAAGGCTTTGCGTCTTGGATCGAGTACCTTTGTGTGGACCACTGCTTCCCTGAGTACGACATCTGGACCCAGTTTGTGTCTGCCGATTACACCAGGGCTCTGGACCTGGATGCGTTAGATAACAGCCACCCTATTGAG GTTGACGTCGGACACCCTTCAGAAGTGGATGAAATATTCGATGCCATATCGTACAGTAAAGGGGCCTCTGTCATCCGCATGCTGCATAACTACATCGGCGATGAG GATTTTAGAAAGGGAATGAATGCTTACCTTTTGAAGTTCCAGCACAAAAATGCATCTACTG AGGACCTATGGGAGTGTTTGGAGCAAGCAAGTGGGAAACCTATTGCTGCAGTGATGAATTCCTGGACCAAACAAATGGGATTCCCTATTATAGTAGTGGATCAAGAGCAG CATGGCAGTGACCGCGTGCTGAAAATCTCTCAGAAGAAGTTCTGTGCTAGCGGACCACGTAATG ATGAGAACTGCCCCAATTGGATGGTTCCCATCAGTATCTGCACTAGTGAGGACCCGAGCTGCTCCAAGATGGAGGTTCTGTTGGACCAGCCTGAAACCACAATTAACATCACCAACGTTGCACCTGACCACTGGCTCAAG ATTAATCCAGGTACCGTGGGATTCTACAGGATCCAGTACAGCTCTGCAATGTTGGAAAGTTTGCTTCCTGCTATCCGAGACCTCACGCTTCTGCCTGTGGACCGCCTGGGTCTTCAAAACGACCTCTTCTCCCTG GCTCGAGCAGGTATGATCAGTACTGTGGAGGTGTTGAAGGTGATGGAAGCATTTGTGAATGAGCCAAACTACACGGTGTGGAGTGACCTGAGCTGTAATCTGGGTGTTCTGTCCTCTCTGCTCTCACACACTGACTTCCACGAGGACATCCAGGAGTTCATTCGAGATCTCTTCACCCCTATCGGCATGAAGCTGGGCTGGGACAGTAAAACCGGAGAGG GGCACTTGGACGCCCTGCTGCGGGGTCTGGTGCTGGGGAAGCTGGGTAAAGCGGGGCATAAGGCCACACTGGAGGAGGCTCGGCGGAGATTCAAAGATCACGTGGAGGGTAAACAGATCCTGCCTGCAGACCTCAGGAGTCCA GTATACCTAACAGTTCTGAAGCACGGAGACAGCACAACGCTTGACACCATGCTCAAG CTTCACAAGCAGGCAGACATGCAGGAGGAGAAGAACCGCATCGAGAGAGTGCTGGGAGCCATTCCCGCCCCTGACATCATCCAGAGAGTGCTTAACTTTGCCCTGTCG GAGGAGGTTCGTCCCCAGGACACGGTGTCTGTAATCGGGGGCGTAGCTGGAAGCAGCAAACAGGGGCGCAAAGCTGCATGGAAATTTGTTAAGGACAACTGGGAAGAACTTCATAACCGTTACCAGGGCGGCTTCCTCATATCAAGACTCATCAAG CTCACATTGGATGGGTTTGCAATAGATAAAATGGCTGCTGAAGTTAAG agtttcttTGAGAGTCATCACGCACCAGCAGCCGAGCGCACCGTACAGCAGTGCTGCGAGAACATTCTCCTGAACGCCTCCTGGCTCAAGAGAGACGCAGACGCCATCCACCAGTACCTGCTGCAGCGGAAAGCGCCCCCCGTCTGA
- the LOC113110620 gene encoding 39S ribosomal protein L45, mitochondrial-like isoform X1: MATSICRTLKYLQPTICLNIKLPQPVFVPIRTKKRYFIPPAVNVKQKSQSEQETKARAAGVVVRQQYIERAINISCTAGIFDPYIPPEGDARLSTLSKEGLKQRTEQLRQSAASQLAFRKIKDHDNEFSTKEFPALAQQIFIDAHAALTQFNKEKLHSLVTERCYPEMVRGNRYKTLRWRFIESLEPPRVVHARCPDMISKGNLYGQVTLRVHSRQTLAIYDRFGRLMLGDEDEPRDVLEYLVLERHLVNPYGRWRLHGKIVPAWAPPKDPIIKTVIIPGPTLKPEEAFEDLHYQVPKPKAVQWYK; encoded by the exons ATGGCGACCTCCATATGTAGGACGTTGAAATACCTTCAACCGACAATATGTCTGAATATAAAG CTGCCGCAGCCGGTGTTTGTTCCGATCCGCACAAAGAAGCGCTACTTCATTCCTCCAGCCGTGAATGTGAAACAGAAGAGCCAGAGCGAGCAGGAGACTAAAGCCCGGGCTGCTGGTGTGGTGGTCCGACAGCAGTACATAGAGAGAGCCATCAACATCTCATGCACAG CGGGCATCTTTGATCCGTATATTCCTCCTGAAGGAGATGCACGGCTCTCCACGCTGTCCAAAGAAGGTCTGAAGCAGCGCACAGAACAGCTGCGTCAGAGCGCAGCATCACAGCTGGC GTTTCGTAAAATAAAGGACCATGACAACGAGTTCTCCACTAAAGAGTTCCCAGCACTTGCTCAGCAAATCTTCATCGATGCTCATGCAGCACTCACACA ATTTAACAAAGAAAAGCTTCATTCTTTGGTGACCGAGAGGTGTTACCCT GAGATGGTTCGGGGGAACCGTTACAAGACTCTGCGCTGGCGCTTCATCGAGTCACTGGAGCCGCCGCGGGTCGTCCATGCTAGGTGTCCTGACATGATCAGCAAGGGCAACCTGTACGGTCAGGTGACTCTCCGTGTGCATTCTAGACAG ACACTGGCAATCTATGACCGCTTTGGCCGGTTGATGCTTGGGGATGAAGATGAACCCAGGGATGTCCTGGAATACCTAGTGCTGGAGAGACATCTGGTCAACCCCTATGGGCGGTGGAGGCTTCATGGCAAGATTGTTCCAGCATGGGCTCCACCAAAAGATCCCATTATTAAG ACTGTCATAATTCCTGGTCCTACGCTGAAGCCTGAGGAGGCATTTGAGGATCTGCATTACCAG